From a single Flavobacterium sp. genomic region:
- a CDS encoding prolyl oligopeptidase family serine peptidase — MKKTITISAIVCTLFMNAQTKINYPETKKSEQVDSYFDVKINDPYRWLEDDRSAETEAWVKAQNVVTYGYLEQIPYRNKLKTRMEQLWNYEKISAPFKEGDFTYYYKNNGLQNQSVLYRKDKAGKEEIFLDPNTFSKDGTTSLGGLNFSKDGSLVAYAISEGGSDWRKVIVMEAKTKKIIGDTIVDVKFSGVSWYKNEGFYYSSYDKPVGSELSAKTDQHKLYYHKLNTSQKTDKLVFGGDIKRRYVGGGVSEDEKYLFITAANSTSGNELYYLDLSKPNSKIVTLIDTYENDNDVLDNKGSKIYLVTNYKAPNKRVVTFDLSNPAKENWKDCIAETENVLSPNTGNGFIFASYMKDAVSFIKQYDYNGKLVRDIQLPGIGTANGFGGKEKETTLYFSFTNYVTPGTTYTFDPKTGKSAIYQKPKVDFNSADYESKQVFYTSKDGTKVPMIITYKKGTKLNGQNPTILYGYGGFNVSLTPAFSISNAVWLENGGVYAVANLRGGGEYGKKWHDAGTQLKKQNVFDDFIAAAEYLITEKYTSSDYLAIKGGSNGGLLVGAVMTQSPDLVKVALPAVGVLDMLRYHTFTAGAGWAYDYGTSEQSKEMFEYIKGYSPVHNVKAGTKYPATMVTTGDHDDRVVPAHSFKFAAELQAKQAGDNPVLIRIDVNAGHGAGKSVAATIQENVDMQVFTLYNMGVKELK, encoded by the coding sequence ATGAAAAAAACAATAACAATATCGGCTATTGTTTGTACACTTTTTATGAACGCACAAACAAAAATCAATTATCCTGAAACAAAAAAAAGCGAACAAGTTGACTCGTATTTTGACGTAAAAATTAACGATCCATATCGTTGGTTAGAAGACGACCGAAGCGCTGAAACCGAAGCATGGGTAAAAGCTCAAAATGTAGTTACTTATGGATATTTAGAGCAAATTCCATACAGAAATAAGCTAAAAACCAGAATGGAACAATTATGGAATTATGAAAAAATTTCAGCTCCATTTAAAGAAGGTGATTTTACGTATTACTACAAAAATAATGGTCTTCAAAATCAATCGGTTTTATACCGAAAAGATAAAGCAGGAAAAGAAGAAATCTTTTTAGATCCAAACACGTTCTCAAAAGATGGAACCACTTCATTAGGTGGGTTAAATTTCAGTAAAGACGGAAGTTTAGTTGCTTATGCCATTTCAGAAGGCGGAAGTGATTGGAGAAAAGTAATTGTAATGGAAGCTAAAACCAAAAAAATCATTGGCGACACCATTGTGGATGTCAAGTTTAGTGGGGTTTCTTGGTACAAAAACGAAGGTTTCTATTATTCAAGCTACGACAAACCGGTTGGAAGCGAATTATCAGCAAAAACGGACCAACATAAATTATACTATCACAAATTAAACACATCGCAAAAAACGGATAAATTGGTTTTTGGTGGTGATATTAAAAGAAGATATGTAGGTGGTGGCGTTTCTGAAGATGAAAAATACTTATTTATTACTGCTGCAAATTCAACTTCAGGAAACGAGTTGTACTATTTAGATTTATCGAAACCAAATAGTAAAATTGTAACTTTAATTGATACTTACGAAAACGACAATGATGTTTTAGATAATAAAGGTTCTAAAATTTATTTAGTTACCAATTACAAAGCGCCAAACAAACGTGTGGTAACTTTTGATTTATCTAATCCAGCTAAAGAAAATTGGAAAGATTGCATCGCTGAAACCGAAAATGTATTGTCGCCAAACACGGGTAATGGTTTCATTTTTGCAAGTTACATGAAAGATGCTGTTTCGTTTATTAAACAATATGATTACAACGGAAAATTAGTACGTGATATTCAATTGCCAGGTATTGGAACTGCTAACGGTTTTGGCGGAAAAGAAAAAGAAACCACCTTATATTTTTCGTTCACCAATTATGTAACCCCAGGAACTACCTATACATTCGATCCTAAAACAGGAAAATCAGCAATTTATCAAAAACCAAAAGTTGATTTTAATTCGGCAGATTACGAGTCAAAACAAGTGTTTTATACTTCAAAAGACGGTACAAAAGTTCCGATGATTATCACCTATAAAAAAGGAACAAAATTAAACGGACAAAATCCAACAATTTTATATGGTTATGGCGGATTTAATGTGAGTTTAACACCTGCTTTTAGTATTTCCAATGCCGTTTGGTTAGAAAATGGAGGAGTTTACGCTGTTGCGAATTTACGCGGTGGTGGTGAATATGGTAAAAAATGGCACGATGCAGGAACGCAATTAAAAAAACAAAACGTTTTTGATGATTTCATTGCTGCTGCTGAATATTTGATTACTGAAAAATACACCTCATCTGATTATTTAGCGATAAAAGGAGGTTCAAATGGAGGTTTGTTAGTAGGAGCAGTTATGACACAGAGTCCAGATTTAGTAAAAGTGGCGTTACCAGCAGTTGGTGTTTTAGATATGTTACGTTACCACACATTTACAGCAGGAGCTGGTTGGGCATACGATTACGGAACTTCTGAACAAAGCAAAGAAATGTTTGAGTACATCAAAGGATATTCACCAGTTCACAACGTAAAAGCTGGTACAAAATATCCAGCTACCATGGTAACAACTGGAGATCATGATGACCGAGTAGTTCCTGCACACAGTTTCAAATTTGCAGCAGAATTGCAAGCAAAACAAGCGGGTGACAATCCAGTTTTAATTCGAATTGATGTAAATGCGGGTCACGGAGCTGGAAAATCTGTAGCCGCTACCATTCAAGAAAATGTGGACATGCAAGTTTTCACCCTTTACAATATGGGTGTTAAAGAGTTGAAATAA
- a CDS encoding type 1 periplasmic binding fold superfamily protein has protein sequence MKNLKLIALLVILTLFSTSCSNDDSAVNEEEVITTVTTTLTGGGQVITLTSRDLDGDGPNVPVVTASGNLVAGTTYVGSTTFSNELVDPAEDITIEVQEEGVDHQVFYFLGSSIGTITYDAEDIDSNGNPIGLNFTLVAGTSGTIGTLTVTLRHLPNKTAPGVSEGSITNADGNTDAEVYFPITVN, from the coding sequence ATGAAAAACTTAAAACTTATAGCATTATTAGTAATTCTTACATTATTTTCAACTTCTTGCTCAAACGATGACTCGGCAGTAAACGAAGAAGAAGTTATTACAACCGTAACCACAACTTTAACAGGTGGTGGACAAGTGATTACATTAACTTCAAGAGATTTAGATGGCGATGGACCAAATGTTCCAGTAGTAACTGCTTCTGGAAATTTAGTAGCTGGAACAACTTATGTTGGGTCAACAACTTTTTCTAACGAATTGGTAGATCCTGCTGAAGATATTACAATAGAAGTACAAGAAGAAGGTGTTGACCACCAAGTCTTTTATTTTTTAGGATCCTCAATAGGAACTATAACATATGATGCAGAAGACATTGACTCCAACGGAAACCCTATTGGATTGAACTTTACACTAGTTGCTGGAACTTCTGGCACAATAGGAACATTAACTGTTACATTAAGACATTTGCCAAACAAAACGGCTCCTGGTGTTAGTGAAGGAAGTATTACAAATGCAGATGGAAACACAGATGCAGAAGTTTACTTTCCAATTACAGTAAACTAA
- a CDS encoding TonB-dependent receptor domain-containing protein codes for MRFISILFFFLVGFFGYAQVTITGVISDENGLPLRDAHVHIANKTTSTDVNGSYVLSDIPKGKQKLYISFIGYHAIAETIEISTDLTINRQLKLDVTKLEDITIQQLSNSKSESSNEQVLKSATIEKFSNQTLGEALKEVSGVSILKTGSTIVKPVINGLHSSRVPIINNNVRLEDQQWGTEHAPNFDINTAGKITVIKGASALQYGGDAIGGIVVIEPEVIKKDTLVGKTILNLATNGMGGSLSSSLQKGNRYGWSWNALGTFKYLGDRETPDYVLSNSGNREQNFSGGIRFAKEKYNFNAMYSFYNAQIGIIKASHIGNVNDLYNSINNQQPSVIEPFSYSIDAPKQEVQHHLAKINFQRWLSENTSIDLQYAFQFNNRLEFDVRRTSTTTKKAALDLQLATHTFLADYKTVIGNWRLKSGLNLGYQNNFANPETGVRPLIPSYEKLDAGLYGIAVYKFDNATSLESGIRYDFSTIEATKYYLKSRWIERGYDAEFSHFIVGDEGNQWLTKPTFDYHNFTANIGFKKQLHHEMEWLVNVSLASRNPNPSELFSDGLHHSTGQIELGDLRLEKEQAYKFNTTFKKDWKLFQVQLNPFINRISNFIYLQPIGFETTIRGAFPVWEFKQTEALLTGFDVNTKWTISNHFSHELGLAYVNGQNLSTDKYLIDMPPFVINNKIQYKNESWFNLVAELKSELVFRQNHFPNYNFETNIIVNNALTPVLVDISSPPKGYHLLHFYSEMTFKINKKNSLTTSFSVQNIGNTTYPDYLNRQRFFVDEMGRNIQIQLKFNY; via the coding sequence ATGCGATTCATATCGATATTATTTTTCTTTTTGGTTGGCTTTTTCGGATACGCTCAAGTTACAATTACGGGTGTTATTTCGGATGAAAATGGCTTACCACTAAGAGATGCTCACGTACACATTGCTAATAAAACTACTTCTACGGATGTTAATGGAAGTTATGTTTTATCAGACATTCCAAAAGGAAAACAGAAACTCTATATTTCGTTTATAGGTTATCATGCTATTGCTGAAACTATCGAAATTTCAACCGATTTAACTATCAATCGTCAATTGAAATTAGATGTTACCAAATTAGAGGATATTACTATTCAACAACTTTCAAATTCAAAAAGCGAAAGTAGTAACGAACAAGTTTTGAAAAGCGCTACCATTGAAAAATTTAGCAATCAAACCTTGGGTGAAGCTTTGAAAGAAGTTTCTGGTGTTTCCATTTTAAAAACCGGAAGTACTATTGTTAAACCTGTAATTAATGGTTTACATAGTAGTCGTGTGCCTATCATTAACAATAATGTTCGATTAGAAGACCAACAGTGGGGAACGGAACACGCACCTAATTTTGATATCAATACAGCTGGAAAAATCACGGTGATTAAAGGCGCTTCTGCTTTGCAATATGGTGGTGATGCGATTGGCGGAATTGTTGTCATCGAACCTGAAGTGATTAAAAAAGATACTTTAGTTGGAAAAACAATTCTCAACTTAGCCACAAACGGAATGGGCGGAAGCTTGAGTTCAAGTCTTCAAAAAGGCAATCGCTATGGTTGGAGTTGGAATGCTTTAGGAACTTTCAAATATTTAGGAGATAGAGAAACGCCTGATTATGTGTTGTCAAATTCGGGAAATCGCGAACAAAATTTTTCAGGAGGCATTCGTTTTGCCAAAGAAAAGTATAATTTCAATGCGATGTATAGTTTTTACAATGCACAAATTGGCATCATTAAAGCTTCGCATATTGGAAATGTAAACGATTTATACAATTCCATCAACAACCAACAACCAAGTGTTATTGAACCTTTTAGTTATTCGATTGATGCACCAAAACAAGAAGTACAACACCATTTAGCTAAAATAAATTTCCAAAGATGGCTTAGTGAAAACACTTCAATAGATTTGCAATATGCTTTTCAATTCAACAATCGTTTAGAATTTGATGTTCGAAGAACGAGTACTACAACTAAAAAAGCTGCTTTAGATTTACAATTAGCAACCCACACTTTTTTAGCCGATTATAAAACGGTTATTGGAAATTGGCGATTGAAATCGGGATTGAATTTGGGCTATCAAAATAATTTTGCCAATCCAGAAACAGGTGTTCGTCCACTAATTCCAAGTTATGAAAAATTGGATGCTGGCTTGTACGGAATTGCCGTTTATAAATTCGACAATGCGACTTCGTTAGAATCGGGAATTCGTTATGATTTTTCGACTATCGAAGCAACAAAATATTATTTGAAATCAAGATGGATTGAACGTGGCTATGATGCTGAATTTTCTCATTTTATTGTGGGTGACGAAGGCAATCAATGGCTTACAAAACCTACTTTTGATTATCATAATTTTACGGCAAATATTGGATTTAAAAAGCAATTGCATCATGAAATGGAATGGCTGGTGAATGTAAGTCTGGCTTCGCGAAATCCAAATCCGTCTGAATTATTTAGCGATGGATTACATCATTCAACTGGTCAAATTGAATTAGGTGATTTACGATTAGAAAAAGAGCAAGCGTATAAATTCAATACCACTTTTAAGAAAGATTGGAAATTATTTCAAGTGCAACTTAATCCGTTTATTAATCGAATTTCAAACTTTATTTATTTGCAACCTATTGGTTTTGAAACTACCATTCGTGGCGCTTTTCCAGTTTGGGAATTCAAACAAACAGAAGCTTTGTTGACAGGTTTCGATGTTAATACCAAATGGACTATCTCTAATCATTTTTCGCACGAATTAGGATTAGCTTATGTAAATGGACAAAATCTAAGTACTGATAAGTATTTAATAGACATGCCACCATTTGTAATCAATAACAAAATTCAATATAAAAATGAATCTTGGTTCAATTTAGTTGCCGAATTAAAAAGCGAACTAGTTTTCAGACAAAACCATTTCCCAAATTATAACTTTGAAACGAATATAATTGTGAATAATGCATTAACCCCTGTTTTGGTTGATATTAGTTCCCCTCCAAAAGGTTACCATTTATTACATTTTTACAGCGAAATGACTTTTAAAATCAATAAAAAAAATAGTTTAACCACATCTTTTAGTGTTCAAAACATTGGAAACACAACGTATCCAGATTACCTAAATCGTCAACGTTTTTTTGTAGACGAAATGGGTAGAAATATTCAAATTCAATTAAAATTTAATTATTAA
- a CDS encoding aspartate-semialdehyde dehydrogenase has protein sequence MKVAIVGATGMVGEIMLQVLAERNFPVTELIPVASEKSVGKEIEWKGNTYKVVGLQTAVDMKPEIALFSAGGETSLEWAPKFAAAGTTVIDNSSAWRMDATKKLVVPEINASILTKEDKIIANPNCSTIQMVMALAPLHAKYDIKRIVVSTYQSITGTGVKAVRQLENEYAGIQDEMAYKYPIHRNAIPQCDSFEENGYTKEEMKLVRETQKILNDNTIAVTATAIRIPVVGGHSEAVNIQFENDFDVNEVRQILQNTPGVTVQDNLDTYTYPMPIYAQGKDDIFVGRIRRDESQANTLNMWIVADNLRKGAATNTVQIAEYLVANHLV, from the coding sequence ATGAAAGTAGCCATAGTTGGCGCTACCGGAATGGTAGGCGAAATAATGCTTCAAGTATTAGCAGAACGTAATTTTCCTGTAACCGAGTTAATTCCAGTTGCTTCTGAAAAATCAGTTGGGAAAGAAATCGAATGGAAAGGTAACACCTATAAAGTAGTAGGTTTACAAACCGCTGTAGATATGAAACCTGAGATTGCTTTGTTTTCGGCAGGTGGAGAAACTTCTTTAGAATGGGCTCCAAAATTTGCTGCTGCAGGAACAACCGTAATCGATAATTCTTCTGCTTGGCGAATGGATGCTACTAAGAAATTAGTCGTTCCTGAAATCAATGCTTCGATTTTAACTAAAGAAGACAAAATTATTGCGAATCCAAACTGTTCTACGATTCAAATGGTAATGGCTCTAGCGCCTTTACATGCTAAATATGACATCAAACGTATTGTAGTTTCTACTTACCAATCCATTACGGGAACAGGAGTAAAAGCCGTGCGTCAGTTAGAAAACGAATATGCAGGCATTCAAGATGAAATGGCGTATAAATACCCTATTCACCGAAATGCGATTCCACAATGTGATAGTTTTGAAGAAAACGGTTACACCAAAGAAGAAATGAAATTGGTGCGCGAAACTCAAAAAATCTTAAACGACAACACCATTGCCGTAACAGCAACTGCCATTCGTATTCCAGTCGTTGGCGGACATAGTGAAGCGGTAAACATTCAGTTTGAAAACGATTTTGATGTGAACGAAGTGCGTCAAATTTTACAAAATACACCTGGTGTTACGGTTCAAGACAATTTAGATACTTACACCTATCCAATGCCCATTTATGCACAAGGAAAAGATGATATTTTTGTAGGTAGAATCAGAAGAGATGAAAGCCAAGCTAACACCTTAAATATGTGGATTGTGGCTGATAACTTGAGAAAAGGTGCTGCAACCAATACCGTTCAAATTGCGGAATATTTGGTTGCAAATCATTTAGTATAA
- a CDS encoding STAS-like domain-containing protein: MSQTIQFKKIGTSLGTRDLGARIRVSIQEEVEKNDKVFLDFQDVDVITNSFANECFGKLREAISTETFRQKIAFINTNDFIQRVIISAL; the protein is encoded by the coding sequence ATGTCACAAACAATTCAATTTAAAAAAATAGGCACTAGCTTAGGCACTCGCGATTTGGGAGCTAGAATTCGCGTATCTATACAAGAAGAGGTTGAAAAAAACGACAAAGTTTTTTTAGATTTTCAAGATGTAGATGTAATAACAAACTCTTTTGCTAACGAATGTTTTGGCAAATTAAGAGAAGCCATCTCAACTGAAACTTTTAGACAAAAAATCGCTTTTATAAACACGAATGATTTTATCCAAAGAGTAATTATTTCAGCTCTTTAG
- a CDS encoding ATP-binding protein → MEYLAISHENTLEACNNFVNFYLEKPNTNLIIDFSNCVFLYPDYALLLLCSIKYIESKGHEVHGKIKLDKSKSIYQYLLKMDFFRNLKIDLPKIEANEKDYSFVEIQTYNSENQIDVQNRIMKVLREKSVIDDDVFTCLDYCLNEVLDNILNHSKEKQGWVVAQYFGNLNQIRLMVADHGIGICKALNEKYNFTEEEALQNCIVSGITNGRGQGHGLYATSLFASENKGWLSIISGNKKLDVNEYESKVIDIKHWQGTCVYLRINTNVVVDYKLFTDRHYDQKEHLFDMLFGDNES, encoded by the coding sequence ATGGAATATTTAGCAATCTCCCATGAAAACACATTGGAAGCTTGTAATAATTTTGTTAATTTTTATCTTGAAAAACCAAATACTAATTTAATCATAGATTTTAGTAATTGTGTTTTTTTATATCCTGATTATGCTCTACTTTTACTTTGCTCCATTAAGTATATTGAGAGCAAAGGACATGAAGTACATGGCAAAATCAAATTAGACAAATCAAAATCAATTTATCAATATTTACTGAAAATGGATTTTTTCAGAAATCTAAAAATTGATTTACCAAAAATTGAAGCAAATGAAAAAGATTATAGTTTTGTAGAGATTCAAACTTATAATTCTGAAAACCAAATAGACGTTCAAAACAGAATAATGAAAGTACTTCGAGAAAAAAGTGTAATTGATGATGATGTTTTTACTTGTCTTGATTATTGTTTAAATGAAGTGCTTGATAATATTCTAAACCATTCAAAAGAAAAGCAAGGTTGGGTTGTTGCTCAATATTTTGGAAATCTTAATCAAATCAGATTAATGGTTGCTGATCACGGCATAGGAATTTGTAAAGCACTTAATGAAAAATACAATTTCACAGAAGAAGAAGCATTACAAAATTGTATTGTAAGTGGTATCACTAACGGAAGAGGTCAAGGGCATGGTTTGTATGCGACTTCCTTATTTGCTTCTGAAAACAAAGGATGGCTAAGTATTATATCTGGAAATAAAAAACTTGATGTTAATGAATATGAATCTAAAGTAATAGATATTAAACATTGGCAAGGTACTTGTGTATATCTTAGAATAAACACTAATGTAGTTGTTGATTATAAATTATTTACTGATCGACATTATGACCAAAAAGAACATTTATTTGATATGCTATTTGGAGATAATGAATCTTAA
- the mscL gene encoding large conductance mechanosensitive channel protein MscL produces MGMISEFKDFIAKGNAMDLAVGVIVGASFGAIVNSLVSDVITPALLNPALKAAQVEDLAGLKTDGGILYGKFLAAVISFLVIAFVIFLLVKAMNSMKKKQEPAPAAPAGPTQEQLLAEIRDLLKK; encoded by the coding sequence ATGGGAATGATTTCAGAATTTAAAGATTTTATTGCTAAAGGTAATGCAATGGACTTAGCTGTAGGAGTAATTGTTGGTGCTTCGTTTGGAGCGATTGTAAACTCTTTGGTTTCGGATGTAATAACACCTGCCTTATTAAACCCTGCCTTAAAAGCAGCTCAAGTTGAAGATTTAGCCGGATTAAAAACCGATGGTGGTATTTTATATGGTAAATTTTTAGCAGCTGTTATTAGTTTCTTAGTTATTGCCTTTGTTATCTTTTTATTGGTAAAAGCAATGAACAGCATGAAGAAAAAACAGGAACCAGCTCCAGCGGCTCCAGCAGGACCAACACAAGAGCAATTGTTAGCTGAAATTAGAGATTTATTGAAAAAATAG
- a CDS encoding bifunctional UDP-N-acetylmuramoyl-tripeptide:D-alanyl-D-alanine ligase/alanine racemase, whose translation MNLNITHIISFCKGVFHGNSTEFTASHISIDSRSLQNGSNTLFFAIKGQNHDAHLYLEELIAKGVRYFVVEYIPEHLYEKANFIIVENSLNALQQTAIGYRKQFDFPFVGITGSNGKTIVKEWLNFLLSPNHLIVRNPKSYNSQVGVPLSILAIEGNYDLGIFEAGISLPNEMSNLEHIIQPKYGILTNIGSVHDEGFANREAKIKEKIQLFENCSDIFLEKNSEIEALLPENSQKHTWSFSDESVNLFVSKKNENGKTELTFKNTTNTFSVIIPFSDENSIENVITCVNFMLFLGEEITFIQHRVAELYPVELRLQAIKGINNCLVIDDSYSVDYQSLKIALDFLEQQKLHDKKTIILSDIFTSGGAIETLYNQVKQLLSKNKIERIITIGETIGKQLNDLPNVISFATTQEFLQQFNTQSFQNETILVKGARGFNFHEIVVLLEEKNHETILEINLDAISYNLNFYKSKLKHDTKIMVMVKAFGYGNGGYEIAKLLEHHKVDYLGVAFADEGIELRKAGITTPIMVLNPENNSFRAMIAYNLEPEIYSITGLQAFVKIAQHQNISHYPIHIKLDTGMHRLGFEPHLIDELCSLLKNNNFIKVKSVFSHLAASDDLQFDDFTKLQFQRFDAMYSELENVLPSKPIRHILNTSGIFNYSEKQMEMVRLGIGLYGIGNSEQELKVLENVSTLKTIISQIREVSAEESIGYSRRFRVTQKMKVATIPIGYADGIRRAWGNEKGFVIINNQKATILGSICMDMMMVDVTNISCKTGDEVIVFGKNPKVTEIASVIGTIPYEILTGISQRVKRIFYKN comes from the coding sequence TTGAATCTCAATATCACCCATATTATTTCGTTTTGTAAAGGCGTTTTTCACGGAAATTCGACTGAGTTTACTGCAAGTCATATTTCCATAGACAGCCGTTCGTTGCAAAACGGAAGTAACACTTTGTTTTTCGCTATCAAAGGACAAAATCACGATGCACATTTGTATTTGGAAGAGTTGATTGCAAAAGGCGTTCGCTATTTTGTTGTCGAATATATTCCGGAACATTTATACGAAAAAGCGAATTTCATTATCGTTGAAAATTCGTTAAACGCATTACAACAAACTGCGATTGGCTATCGAAAACAATTCGATTTTCCATTTGTGGGAATTACCGGAAGCAACGGAAAAACCATCGTAAAAGAATGGTTGAATTTTTTGTTGAGTCCAAATCATTTGATTGTTCGAAATCCAAAAAGTTATAATTCGCAAGTTGGAGTTCCGCTATCTATCTTAGCCATTGAAGGCAATTACGATTTAGGAATTTTTGAAGCGGGAATTTCGTTACCCAATGAAATGTCGAATCTAGAGCACATCATTCAACCGAAATATGGCATTTTAACGAATATTGGTTCGGTTCACGATGAAGGTTTTGCGAATCGCGAAGCCAAAATCAAAGAGAAAATCCAACTTTTTGAAAATTGTTCTGATATTTTCTTGGAAAAGAATAGCGAAATTGAAGCTTTACTTCCAGAAAATAGTCAAAAACATACTTGGAGTTTTTCTGATGAAAGTGTCAATCTTTTCGTTTCGAAGAAAAATGAAAATGGAAAAACCGAATTAACTTTCAAAAATACAACCAATACTTTTAGTGTAATTATTCCGTTTTCGGATGAAAATTCGATTGAAAATGTAATTACTTGCGTGAATTTCATGTTGTTTTTAGGCGAAGAAATTACGTTTATACAACATCGAGTTGCGGAATTATATCCTGTAGAATTAAGACTTCAAGCCATAAAAGGCATCAATAATTGTTTGGTAATCGATGACAGTTATTCTGTGGATTATCAATCCTTGAAAATTGCGTTAGATTTCTTAGAACAACAAAAATTACACGATAAAAAAACAATTATTTTATCCGATATTTTTACGAGTGGTGGTGCTATTGAAACGCTTTACAATCAGGTAAAACAATTACTTTCGAAAAATAAAATCGAGCGCATTATAACCATTGGCGAAACCATTGGAAAACAATTGAACGATTTACCCAATGTGATTTCGTTTGCCACTACGCAAGAATTTTTACAACAATTCAATACGCAATCGTTTCAAAACGAAACCATCTTAGTGAAAGGCGCACGTGGTTTCAACTTTCATGAAATTGTGGTTTTGTTGGAAGAAAAAAATCACGAAACCATATTAGAAATTAATCTTGATGCGATTAGTTACAATCTGAATTTCTACAAATCCAAACTGAAGCACGACACCAAAATTATGGTGATGGTAAAAGCGTTTGGCTACGGAAATGGTGGTTATGAAATTGCGAAATTGCTCGAGCATCATAAAGTCGATTATTTAGGTGTTGCGTTTGCCGATGAAGGCATCGAATTACGAAAAGCCGGAATTACGACTCCAATTATGGTTTTAAATCCTGAAAACAATAGTTTTAGAGCCATGATTGCTTATAATTTAGAGCCTGAAATTTATTCGATTACGGGTTTACAAGCTTTTGTGAAAATTGCCCAACACCAAAATATTTCCCACTACCCGATTCATATTAAATTGGATACAGGAATGCATCGCTTAGGATTTGAACCGCATTTGATAGACGAATTGTGTTCGTTATTAAAAAATAACAATTTTATTAAAGTAAAAAGTGTGTTTTCGCATTTAGCCGCAAGTGATGATTTACAATTCGACGATTTTACAAAATTGCAATTTCAACGCTTTGATGCGATGTATTCGGAATTAGAGAACGTATTGCCTTCAAAACCGATTCGCCATATTTTAAACACTTCTGGAATTTTCAATTATTCGGAAAAACAGATGGAAATGGTGCGATTAGGCATTGGTTTGTATGGGATTGGAAATTCGGAACAAGAATTGAAAGTGTTGGAAAATGTGAGCACTTTAAAAACAATCATTTCTCAAATAAGAGAAGTTTCAGCCGAAGAAAGCATTGGTTACAGCCGAAGATTTCGAGTGACTCAAAAAATGAAAGTTGCTACGATTCCAATTGGCTATGCCGATGGCATTCGAAGAGCTTGGGGCAATGAAAAAGGATTTGTCATCATCAATAATCAAAAAGCGACCATCTTAGGTTCGATTTGTATGGACATGATGATGGTAGATGTTACGAATATTTCTTGCAAAACTGGAGATGAAGTGATTGTGTTTGGAAAAAACCCAAAAGTAACCGAAATAGCAAGTGTTATTGGCACGATTCCCTATGAAATTCTGACTGGGATTTCGCAACGTGTAAAGCGAATTTTCTATAAAAATTAA
- a CDS encoding thymidine kinase: MFLENTVNQQEQFGWIEVICGSMFSGKTEELIRRLKRAQFAKQKVEIFKPAVDTRYDDEMVVSHNKNEIRSTPVPVAENIRILAQGCDVVGIDEAQFFDEEIVAVCNDLANSGIRVIVAGLDMDFKGNPFGPMPALMATAEYVTKVHAICTRTGNLAHYSFRKSNDEKLVMLGETEEYEPLSRAAYYRAFREHKEEKE; this comes from the coding sequence ATGTTTCTCGAAAATACCGTAAATCAACAAGAACAATTTGGCTGGATTGAAGTAATTTGTGGCTCCATGTTTTCGGGTAAAACCGAAGAATTGATTCGCCGCTTAAAACGCGCTCAGTTTGCTAAACAAAAAGTAGAAATCTTTAAACCGGCTGTCGACACAAGATATGACGACGAAATGGTGGTTTCGCACAATAAAAATGAAATTCGTTCTACACCCGTTCCTGTTGCTGAAAACATTCGAATTTTAGCACAAGGTTGCGATGTCGTTGGTATTGACGAAGCCCAATTTTTCGATGAAGAAATTGTTGCCGTTTGTAATGATTTAGCCAACTCTGGAATTCGAGTGATTGTTGCCGGATTGGATATGGATTTTAAAGGAAACCCTTTTGGACCAATGCCTGCGCTTATGGCTACAGCCGAATATGTAACCAAAGTACACGCTATTTGTACGCGCACGGGAAATTTGGCCCATTATAGTTTTAGAAAATCGAATGATGAAAAACTAGTCATGCTAGGCGAAACCGAAGAATATGAACCTTTGAGCCGTGCCGCATACTACAGAGCCTTTCGCGAACATAAAGAAGAAAAAGAGTAA